The Pseudomonadota bacterium genomic interval CAGGCCGCTTCGGTTGAACCGCCCGGGCTCAATCGCTTGGTCCGCGACACGCGCACTATCGAGTGCGCCTTGGGGGACGGCGTCAAGCAGCTCTACGAAAGCGAGCTACCCATCATGAAGAAGCTACGCCGGGTGGGCATGAGAAAGGTCGCATGAGCATCACACGTTGCCCTACGTGCACCTGTTTCAAGCTACATGGAGACCGGCCCGATCTACATGGAAACTGGATTTTTTTTGTCATTCGCGGCTACGTTTTGTAGCGTGGTCGGATAGGGCCCAACCAGGCGGCCAACAAGACCCCTGACCGGTACTTGCCATGAACCCACCAAGCCTCCGTCCCAGCGTGTTGCCTAGGCGATCGTCGATCCCTGCCGGCCTCCGTGCCTCCCAGCCTCCGGCGACCGACCAGCAGTCCGAGAGCGGGGTGTTCAGGGCACACGGCGGCGAGCAGGAGCCCGAAATCGCCATCAACGGCGAGGCGCTGGCGGCGCTGCTGGATCTGGGAGCGGCCGAAGACCGGCAGCAGGCGCGGGGTGCGCTCGAGCGGGCCACACGGGCGCTGGCCGATGACGCCTTGGCCGCCCAGCCGATGCTGACCAGCATCCACTCGCTCGTATGCGAACTGCACAAGCTCCGCAAGCTGGCCGGCCAGGACGAGCTCAGCGGCGCAGCCAACCGCCGAGCGTTCAACGACGCGCTCCAGCGGGAGCTGGCGCGTTGCGATCGCTCGAGCCACAGCGTGGCCGTCATCATGCTCGATCTGGACGGCCTCAAAGGGCTCAACGACACCTGTGGCCACGCCGCTGGCGATGCAGCCATCCGCACCGTGGCGCGCTGCTGCCACAACGCGCTTCGCAAGAGCGATCTCGTGGCGCGCCTGGGCGGTGACGAGTTTGCGATCCTGCTGCCCGAGACCGATCCCAGCGCGGCGCGGGCGGTGGCGGAGCGCGTGCGCTACCAGGTGGAGCAGTCGAGCGTTTGCGGGCGCCAGCTACGCGTCAGCTGCGGGGTGGCCGTCAGCCAGGGTGGTCAACCACGCGGGCAGGCGCTGGTAGTCATGGCCGACCAGGAGCTTTACCGCGACAAGCGTGCCCGACGCGGACTCGATGCCTCCGAAGCGGCTTAGCCCGTTCCTGTCCACAATGGCGCCATAGCCGCTTTCATCCTCGGAGCGAAGCTTGAAAATGGCGCTGCTATTCCTTCGCTGCGCTCCTGCGGGCGCGCTGGCTCTGGCATCCATTCTGGAAGGAACGGAAGCCTCGCGCGGGAACAAGAACAAGGCCTAGCGCGACGACACCTTGAAGCCCGCGAGCGCCACGGCGGCCCAGCCACCCACAAGCAGCATTCCGCCTAGGGGGGTTACTACGCCAAGCGCGCGGGTACCCGTGAGTGCCATGACGTAGAGGCTGCCGGAAAACAGCACGACGCCGCCGGCGAAGAGGTAGCCCGCCCATGCGGCCACCGAGCCGGCACCACGTCGAACGAGATAGGCCGTGAGCCCAAGCGCAAGGGCGTGGGCCAGGTGATAGTCGGCCGCGGTGCGCCAAAAGCCCTGCCTTGCGGCCGCGTCGCCTGCCGGCAGGTAGTTTCCGAGTCCGTGGGCCCCGAAGGCGCCAAGAACCACGGCAGTCAGGCCGGCGAGGCCGCACAGAATCAGCAGGGTCCGCTCCATTAAAGAAGAGATGGTAGCGCGGGCCCCCGGCTAGCACCGCGGTGGTCGGCGATCGGGTGGCCGGAAGTGGCGCAGGTCTCCATCCTGGCCTAGGCTCGATCTGGGCACCTTGCGCGGCGGTCGGCGTCGGGCGGGAGCCCACACGCCGGGGTTGCTCTTGCTCAATTCCAAGGCGAGGCATCCGATGGCACGCTTGAACATTACCTCACCCTGACTATAGTGGGCCGGCCTCGCGCCGGTCTGCCCTCGACGGATTCCCGAGGCGCCCAGGCGCCGAGACTGAGAGGCCACGTGCTCGCTATCGCCTGCTTCTTCGTCGGCCATTGGCTGCTGTCCGTGTTTTGCCAGACGTTCTTTTTGCATCGTTATGGCGCCCACGGCATGTTCAGCATGAGTCGAGGCTGGGAGCGCTTCTTCTACCTGCTCACGTTCTTTTCCCAGGGCACCTCGTTCCTTAACCCGCGGGCCTACGCGATCCTGCATCGAGAGCATCACGCCTTCAGCGACACCGAAAAGGACCCCCATTCGCCCTACTACCACCGCAATCTCTTCAAAATGATGTGGTTCACGCTCAAGAAGTACAAAGCGCATGTCGACCGTACCGCAGTCACCGAGCCGCGCTTCGAGGGACGCGCCCCCGAATGGCCTCTGATCGACGAGCTCTCCAACAAGTTGCTGGTGATGGGAGCCTTCGCCGCCGCCTACGTGTCGTACTACATAGCTTTTGCCCCACACTGGGGCTATTACCTGCTGCTGCCAGTGCATCTGATGATGGGCCCGATCCATGGGGCGATCGTCAATTGGTGCGGCCACAAGTACGGCTACAGAAACTTCGAGACGACCCGATCCGACCGATCCCGCAACACCCTCATTTGGGATTTCGTCACCTTGGGCGAGCTCTTTCAGAACAACCACCACAAGTTCGGCATGTCGCCCAAGTTCGCCGCCCGCTGGTTCGAGCTGGATCCGACCTATCCCGTGATCAAGGTGCTCGCCTGGTTGCGAGTGATCCGGCTGTCCGAATCGGCGCAGCGGATACGCTATCCCGCGACTGCGACGACCTAGCCGGAAGCTTCTGTCTCCGGCTAACGCTCCTGGCCCGAATCGGTTCATCAGCTCGTCCGAAGGCCTTCGGGTAAGGGCCCGGTTTGACGAAACGCGCTGGGCACTCCATCATCGCGCTCGCTGCCGGTGTCCCGTGATGTGGCAGAATACCGGCAGGTGTGTGCGTGGTTGAATACGGCGGCTTGTCAGCGCGTCTGCACGTGGTCGGAGCGGGAACGAACCTGCCGAACCGGCGCGACCCCGGTATCCTGCAGCAGCGATTACTCTTCCGTTCCAGGACACCAGCTTGATGGAGGCTTGTTCTATGTTGCGTCGTCACTCACTGCTCTCGCTTGCTGCCACCCTGGGCCTATCGCTTGGAGGCTGCATCATCAACCTTCAAGACGAGCCTGTAGCGGCTCCCGGGCCGCTATCGGTCAACTTCCTGTGGGACATGGATCGCACGACCACCAACGCGAACTACCAGCCTTGCGAGGACCCCCTCACGGGTGTGCGCATTGCAGACGTCGCGCGGGTGAGCTGGATCTTGTTCCAGCGTACGGGCGCGGCCGAGATCGAGGTCGACTGCAATTCGCCCGCCCTTGGGACCTGCCGGGGCGACATGGCCCAGTGCGTCAGGCAAATCGACTTCGAGATGCTCCCGGGTGGCGAATACGTCTTGGACGTCGAGGCCTGGAACACGAACGGCGCGCCGCTGTGGGAATCGAATTGCGAAGACCTCTTCGTGGACGGGCCGGGCACGCCCATCTACGAGTGTAGGGTGAGGTCAGACGTCTCGGGCCCCTAGGAATCGGGTGCCGCCGTTTGCTGCCGGATTGCTCGGAGCTTGCGGAGCGGCGCTACGAGGGCTACAAAAATGCAGTGAGCGGCGCCTTTCAGTTCGTTTTTCCGCGACTTACGGGATTCGTTCGCAAGCTCGTCATCGGCCTGCTATCCGCGTTCGTCGCCCAGCTCCTGCTCAATTTCGTGGGCATGCCCGTCTCCCAGTGGTTTGCCCTGCACGCGAGCGAGCTTGGCCTGCCTACGCTGTGGCAGCTGGTCAGCTACGTGGCGGTGGAACCCACCACGCCGGCAGGAGTCATCTCGACGCTTGTCAGCCTGCTCTTCATCTGGCTCATCGTGGCTCCTTTCGAGCTGAGCTACGGCGCGCGCAGGACGGCCGAGCTGTGTCTGACAGGCACGCTGGCGGCCGGCGCCGCCGCCGTACTGACCGCGCAGCTCGTGCCGGCCTACACGCAAGGGCCGCTGTACGGCGCCGGCCCCATCACGTACGCGGGGATCGCGGCCATGGCCGTGACCCTGCGCGGAGGCCGCCTCGCGCTCTTTGGCGTCTGGTCCATGACGCCGAGACAGCTTCTGGCGTTGCTCGTAGGCTTCAGCGTGCTGATGTTCCTGGCGGACCGGAATCTCGTCAGGCTTGCCGCGGCGCTCACCTCCATCGCAGCGGGGGTGGCTTACGTGCGCTGGATGCAGCGACCCCGGATTCGCAAGCGCGGGCGCTCCGCCCGCCGGCCGCCTTTTCAGGTCCTGCAGGGAGGCGCGGCCAAAGACGACGACCGGCCGAGGTACCTGAACTAAGGGCCCGCGGAACAACGAATCATGCGTCTCACAGGTTCCGACCACCAGGGACAGCATCGAATCGTGTGGGCGCTCGCGTCGGCGACGCTAGGCTTGCTCGCGTGCCGGGGTGATCCCGTACCGTTCAAGGATCCGAAGAAGCTCTCGACGACTCCATCCAACGTCCCCGACGAGGCGGCCTCGCCAGCAACGGCAGGTCCTACACCGGGCGAGCCAGCAGCAGCCCTGACCTATCCCGATGGGACGCTCGAGGCGAGCATAGGGGAGGCGGTAGTCCGGCCCGAGGCTGGCTCGCTGCGCTCGCTGCTCTCGAGCGACCTCGATGGGGACGGAGATGCAGACGCGTTGTTTGTGGCCGCGAACGCGAGCCGCGTGTCGCTGCAATACGCCCTCGCCGATGCGCAGGGATTCGCTGCCGCGCGCCCCACCCGTGCCGAGCTCGTGCTGGCCGCTGGCTGCCGCTTGCTCGAGGCGCCCGTTCGCCAACTTGCCGCGGGTGTCGCGCTGGTCGAGATCGACGTCGAGTGCTTCAGCCTGGGCGCGGACCCAGGGCAGGGGCCGGTGGTGCCCGAAGCGCTGCGCGACCGCGAAACGTGGATCGTGGCAACCGAGTCACCACCACGGCTGCTCGAGCGGTTGCGCGCGCTCGCGAGCGCGCGCGGCTCGGAGCAGCTCGCTTTCCAGATCGCTGCCGAGGATCACGATGCGGACGGTCACGCCGATCTGGTCGTTCGGCTCGATCTCAAGCTCGAGCACGCCGAGCAGCCGCATACCATGAGGCTCGTGTGGCTCAACCGACCCGGGGGGCTGGCCCGCGAACAGACGCAACCCGAGCTCACCCTGAGCGAGCTTGCGGAGCAGGCGAGCAACCAAGTGCGCCGCAAGCGCTACCCGGCAGCCCTGCATAGCGCCTCGCAGGTGCTCGCCATCCACCGCATGCTTTGTCGCGAGTCCGACGGGGCATTGCTGCAGATCGGTCAGCTGAGGGGAGTCCTGTGCGGCAGGTCGCTGGCAGCGGGGCGCGCCGCTGCGGTTCGGGTCGCGGCCCTGGCGGCCGAACGGCGCGTGCTCGAAACAGTCGAAGCGCTCGATCGGCTCGCCGACCGCGGCTATCGCGTGCCGAAGCGGGACCGAGCCGCAGCCGAAAAAGCGTTTGCCAGCCTGGTGAAAACGCCCGCCCCGCCGCTCGAGTTGCCGTTCGCGCACTCGGCCCCGTCCGCGCCCGAGGTGCGCCTTTCCGCTCTGGCTTTCCTGGACGAGCAGTCGCTGCTGCTGCGCGGCCCCCGACCCATGCTCTACCATCTCGAAAGCGGCCAGATCGCTGCCGCTACAGGCGGGGGCAGCGCACTCGTGCACGATCCGTCGGGCCGGTTTGCAGTGAGCCGCATCGAGCGAGGTTGCAAGGGCTATTCGCTACGTGTGGTGCCCATCGAGCAGACGCGCGCCGGTGTGTTCGAGACCCAGGCCGTTTCCGAGCCGCTGCTCGACGCCCAACCGCCTCCGGCCGGCCAAGACTGCAACGCCTTGCCGCAGGCGCAGCGGCGCGACAGCGCAGGGTTCCGAGTGCTCGGCTGGACGCCACGTGGCATCGTGGTCGCGCGCGGCTCCGATCTGCGACTGGTGCCCATGGACGAACAAGCGCGACCCCGTGGGCCAAGCATTCAACTGGGCCCGGGCGCAGTACTGCCCTCGCCGCTACCGGCGGGGCAGGTCACGGCCGACGGCAGCCACTACCTTTGGGCCTGTTCGCGCGGCATCGTGCTTCGGCGCCTCGGCAGCCACGCGCACAGCGAGCTGCTGGTGCCGGCTGGATGGCGCCCGTCCGACGCGAAGCGCGTGGACCTGGCGCTCTCCCCTTCGGGCTCCCGGATCGCCATGCTGAAGGCCGGCCGCGTCTACGTGTGGCAGCGCTATGCGCCTGGAACGACCGAGAGGAGTCAAACGACCCGGACCGAACCGTAAGCAGATGGCAACACAGCCAACTTCGAGGCGAACCGCCCCAGGCGTCTGCGATGGCGCGCGATCGGCAGTCGCATGGACCTGGCTTGTCGCATGGACCTGGCTTGTCGCATCCACACTGTGCATCGCGCTCGACGCATGCGTTGCTCCTCCGGCAACGAAGCCGCGCGCACGCCAGCCTCATGCCGAAATCGGTCGATTCCCCAGGCGCGTGCGAGACGTTTCTCGTGCCGGGGCAGGCGCCGTTCGGCAGGCGAGCGCAGCTCCGAGCCACGAGGGTCTCGGCTCGGTTT includes:
- a CDS encoding rhomboid family intramembrane serine protease, yielding MSGAFQFVFPRLTGFVRKLVIGLLSAFVAQLLLNFVGMPVSQWFALHASELGLPTLWQLVSYVAVEPTTPAGVISTLVSLLFIWLIVAPFELSYGARRTAELCLTGTLAAGAAAVLTAQLVPAYTQGPLYGAGPITYAGIAAMAVTLRGGRLALFGVWSMTPRQLLALLVGFSVLMFLADRNLVRLAAALTSIAAGVAYVRWMQRPRIRKRGRSARRPPFQVLQGGAAKDDDRPRYLN
- a CDS encoding GGDEF domain-containing protein, with product MNPPSLRPSVLPRRSSIPAGLRASQPPATDQQSESGVFRAHGGEQEPEIAINGEALAALLDLGAAEDRQQARGALERATRALADDALAAQPMLTSIHSLVCELHKLRKLAGQDELSGAANRRAFNDALQRELARCDRSSHSVAVIMLDLDGLKGLNDTCGHAAGDAAIRTVARCCHNALRKSDLVARLGGDEFAILLPETDPSAARAVAERVRYQVEQSSVCGRQLRVSCGVAVSQGGQPRGQALVVMADQELYRDKRARRGLDASEAA
- a CDS encoding acyl-CoA desaturase; amino-acid sequence: MLAIACFFVGHWLLSVFCQTFFLHRYGAHGMFSMSRGWERFFYLLTFFSQGTSFLNPRAYAILHREHHAFSDTEKDPHSPYYHRNLFKMMWFTLKKYKAHVDRTAVTEPRFEGRAPEWPLIDELSNKLLVMGAFAAAYVSYYIAFAPHWGYYLLLPVHLMMGPIHGAIVNWCGHKYGYRNFETTRSDRSRNTLIWDFVTLGELFQNNHHKFGMSPKFAARWFELDPTYPVIKVLAWLRVIRLSESAQRIRYPATATT
- a CDS encoding DUF423 domain-containing protein, which translates into the protein MERTLLILCGLAGLTAVVLGAFGAHGLGNYLPAGDAAARQGFWRTAADYHLAHALALGLTAYLVRRGAGSVAAWAGYLFAGGVVLFSGSLYVMALTGTRALGVVTPLGGMLLVGGWAAVALAGFKVSSR